ACAGGATCGAGTATGTCGTCCACAGAATGCGAATCGCTCGAATACGTTGTCCTCAGAATGCGAATCGTTTGAGTTGCAGATGGGGTTTCGTGCTGTAATAAAGGCGTAGTGGTGGCGCCTTTCTGATTGttgccacgtgtcgctcactgGTGGGTGCAGTTTTGTgcgacccttgggtttcccgctaagttgcggttttttttttttttgtttaaaaactcccacttttcttcttctttttgtttcttatcTTCTAAAACTTCCTGTTTGTGCCCCTTCCTATTCCTTCAATTTTCTCTGTGAATTAGTGCGCATTCTCCATCTCTCCAAAGTTGGTGCAAGGCAGGGTTCTCTAGCTTGAGGTAtgttctttccttttcctttcgttcttctttttcttcttccccttTTCTTAATAATGAGATTCTGATGCCcccctttttccttctttcctttttttttttttttttagcttctttggtCTTTCCATGATAGATAGTTCTGAGGTTTGGGTTGTTTGTCCTTCGATTTCTTTCCTATTTGCGCGCTTAGGAGGGTTTGTAGGGGTTTCCCCAAATTTTAAGGGTTTTATCTCAGAGGGTAACGGTTTGGGAGTGGTGGTGGCCGATTTGTTGCCATTACTTCGTCTATCCGTCAATTGGTTGGGGAATTTGTTAAGGGAGTGGGAAAGGATGTCTGAGGTGAGGACGAGTGAACTTGAGACCGGGCTGTCATCTAGTGACGATCCAGTGGGGGGAGATACCGCCGTCTCTTCCTTCCGGGAGGTCAGGGCTTTCCACGCCCTTAGAGAGGTATGTGGTCTGGATTCTGAGGTTTTAGGTAGATTTAGGGAAAGATTTCAGTTCCCGGAGCGGGTTAGGGTTCGATTGCCAGCCAAGGAGGATCGGGCTTGTCATTCTTTCCCTGGGGAGGTCTGTTTTTATGAGTCTTCTTTTATCTGCGGGTTGAGGCTCCCGGTTCATCCCTTTTTCATGGAGTTGTTAGATCGTTACGGCATTGCTCCGGGGCAACTTATGCCTAACTCCTGGAGGATACTGGTCAGCTGTATGGGAATATGGCTGGCCGCTACAGACGGGGGAGAGCTTAGGGTGGACGAGCTCACCTATTTGTACCGTCTAAAGGAATCTAAAGAGTTCGGGTATTATGAGTTAGTCCCATGGGAAAAGAGGACCCGGATCGTCCGAAATTTACCCTCGTCTTTCAGGTACTGGAAATCCCGGTTCTTCTTTGTGTCGGGGGACGATTTTGAAACCCCCTCTGGAGGGGTTTGGGGTGAACTCCCGAGGCTATCTCGTCAGTGGAGGACCCCAAACTTAGGTGCGTCATTACTTATTCCCGTCACCCGAGCTTCGTTGAACTTgattttctccaaatttttttttttttttaactcctcTGTTCATTGTTTTGCGCAGTAAAAAGGCGCCCTAAGCTCAAGAGCAGATATAAGGAACGAGTGGAGAAGGCGATTGAGTACGCGCAGACAATTGTGGATTGGGACGACCTTGTAGACCCGCGCACTCTCGCATTCTATTGTCTCGGCCCCGAACCTTCTGCTTTCGTCTTGCGTAACCTCCGGATTGAAggcaaaaaaagtaatttgcgCCTTGTGTATTTCCTTCTCATGAATgttcctttcaaattttttttttttttttttttttttttttttttatacgttCCTTTTTCGCAGAGATGACGACCAAATTTAACAAAGGCATGTATGACAAGATGAGAGCAAAAAAGGACGAACCTTTATCCCACCTTGGGAGAAAGGTGGTCCGCATTACCGGGACGGGCCCTCCGGTTACTCCTGCAGCTTCTATTACGCATCTCGTCTCCGGGACTGACACGACGAGGTCAGCCTCTCCTGCCGCCTCTATCGAGGAAATCCCCACTCCTGCTTCTAAGAAGCAGCGAACTTCAGACAAGGGGAAGGAGAAGGTTGACTCTCGTTCGTCGTCAATCTGGGACGACGAGAGACTTGCTGTGGACAGAGCTCGTGAGGTGGTGACGGCGGACGACTTGAGGATCTTCTCAGGCTCATCAGCGAAGGATCTTGTGGGTCGTCAGTTGCACAAGCTGGTCCAGGTAATGCCCTtgtgttatttttgtttcacatgcCCGTTCACTTCTtccttctcccttttttttgtttttttttttttgaccccCCTATGTGTTCTACAGGTGTTGGGGGAAAGTATTCATCTTTCCTCTGAGTATTTAGCTCAAGAGGCCAAGGTCGAGTCAGCTTTATCGCAGATATCGGTCTTGGAGATGGACAACTCAAAGCTCAAGAAGGAGCTTATAGTCGCCATGGGTGAAGTTAATGCTGCCAAGGAAGAGGCCAGGAAGATTCAGGACGACCTTAGAACCGAGCGGCAGTTGGTTCTAGAGAAGGACGAACAACTAGCTTCTGCTCGGGAGAGGCTGAAAGGGGTTGCTGCAAGGGCAATAGAGGGCTTCCAGCAAACTGAAGAGTACAACTCTGTCCTCTTTAGCTGGTACTTCAAGGGATTCGAGTTGCTGCGAAGATACCTAATCAAACACCCCTCTGGAGTAGACTTGGCGATGCTAGATATGGAGGAGGTAGATAGAGAGATGGCTGCTGACGAGGCTGCGCAGCAATCTGCTCCTGATGCCAGTACCCCAGCTGAAGTCCCTCCTGCTGATGAAAGGGAGGACGAGtgaaaactttttataattTCTGCTTgtgtcgtttttttttttttttttttttttttggtgtgccctttgtattttgggctttaacTTGGGAAcaattttacttatattttgaGACTATTATTTTTGCTTTAAAGTAATTGCTCACTGCTCTTTGTAGctacttgttttgttttacttggAATATACATCTCTCTATCTCGTCAGTAATGCACACCTGTCATTACTTAGATTTTTAGGAGACATTTTTTGTGTCTCGTCAGTAACGTATATCCGTCGGTACAAGATCCCATTacttagagatttttttttttgttggagacATTCATTGtgcctcgtcagtaatatacatccgtcggTGCAAGATCCCATTACTTAGATTTTTTGGAGACACTTTGTGtctcgtcagtaatatacatccgtcggtgcggaattttattacttagatttttttggagacattctttgtgtctcgtcagtaatatacatccgtcggtgcggaattttattacttagatttttttggagacattctttgtgtctcgtcagtaatatacatccgtcggtgcggaattttattacttagatttttttttggagacattctttgtgtctcgtcagtaatatacatccgtcggtgcggaattttattacttagattttttggagacattctttgtgtctcgtcagtaatatacatccgtcggtgcggaattttattacttagattttttggagacattctttgtgtctcgtcagtaatatacatccgtcggtgcggaattttattacttagatttttttggagacattctttgtgtctcgtcagtaatatacatccgtcgatgcggaattttattacttagattttttttggagacattctttgtgtcTCGTCAGTAATGTGGACTGGTCTGTTAGCACGACTGTAGGAAatgcttttattaatttcagAAAAATGAATACATTCGCTTGTCACACCTTTTCATGGTACTTCTTTAAATGTtcaatgttccatggtcgaGGAAGTGCTTTCCCGTCCATGGTTTCCAGGTGATAGCTGCCCTGCCTGGAGTAATGAGTGACTcggtaaggtccttcccatgtggggccgagctttccttgggtGGAGTTTCTGGTTGCTGTCGTCACCTTCCGCAAGACGAGATCACCAACGTGGAGTCGTCTGAGTCTCACTCTTTTATTGTAGTACTCGGTCATTTTCTTCTGGTATTCTGCTATCCTGTTCGAAGCTCTGTCTCTTACCTCGTCCAGGCAGTCCAGATTTACTCGTAATTGTTGGTCATTGCTTTCATCGTGAAATGCTTCTCGTCTGATGCTGGTTACTCCCACCTCGACCGGGATTACTGCTTCGGTGCCGTATGTAAGCCTGAATGGGGTTTCGCCCGTTGGAGTTCTTGCAGTGGTTCTGTAGGCCCACAGCACGTTGGGTACTTCTTCTGGCCAGGCACCTTTAGCCTCGTCCAGCTTGGTTTTGATCATCTGGAGCAATGTCCGATTTGTTACTTCCGTCTGCCCGTTCGCCTGTGGATGCCCAGGGGATGAGAACTGATTTTTGATGCCGAGGCCGGAACAGAAGTCTCTGAAGCCTTGGTTATCAAACTGTCGTCCGTTGTCCGTGACGATCGTCCGTGGTATTCCGAACCTGCAGATGATATTTTTCCACACGAAGCTACGGACTCGTGCTTCGGTGATGGATGCCGTTGcctcggcctccacccattttgtaaagtaatcaattgcgACGAGGAGGAATCTTACCTGTCCTTTCCCCGGGGGTAACGGTCCGACGATGTCGattccccattgtgcgaatgacCACGGGGATGATATGGTCGTCAACTTCTCCGCTGGGAGTCGCTGGATGTTTCCAAATctctgacacttgtcgcaaTTTTTGACGAGTTGCGCTGCGTCTGTTTGGATGGTTGGCCAGAAGTAACCTGTTCGAATGACTTTGCTCGCCAGGGATCTGGGGCCAGCGTGGTTCCCACACACGCCTTCGTGTATCTCTTCTAAGATGTACCTGGCTTCGTCCACGTTGACACACTTCAAGTATGGTAGGGAAAAACCTCTTTTGTATAATCGGTCATTTAGAATGGTGAACCTGGTTGCTCTTTGCTTGACCTTCCTGGCGTCTTTGGGGTCCTGGGGGAGGTGCCCGTCTTGGAGGAAGGATATGATTGGCGCCATCCAGCTGTTCATTCCCTGGACTGCAAATATCGAGATTTCCTCGATGCTGGGGCGTTCTTGTATCTCCATGGTCAGCTCCGTGGATGCAGGTTCATCCTCTGACGATGCTATTTTCGCAATCTCGTCTGCTTCCATATTCTGGCCTCTCGGGATCTGCATGAACTCCAGTTTGTCGAACTCCCGGGCCAAATGCTTTGCTATCTTGAGGTATTTCtgcattctttcctcctttgcttcGTACTCCTCCTTGATCTGTGCTACCACTAGCTTCGAGTCACATTGGACGACCAGGTTTTTTGCTCCGATTGCCTTCCCTATTCTCAGCCCTGTCAGTATtccttcatactcagcttcgttATTGGTGGCTGGGAACTTGAGTCGAACTCCATACTTGAGTTTTTCTCCGTCGGGAGTTGTTATAACGATCCCTACTCCTCCCCTTCTACGGGCTGATGATCCGTCAGTCTGGATCGTCCATCGCTCTGCAGCATCTTCGCAATTGTCGTCGTCTTTAGGTGTGAACTCggcaatgaaatctgctaacGCTTGGGCTTTGATGGCAGTTCTGGGAAGGTACTCAATATCAAACTGGCTAAGTTCCACTGCCCACTGAACCATTCTCCCGGCTGCCTCTGGCTTGTTCATGGACTTCCTGATcggttggtccgtcattaccaATATtgggtgtgcttcgaagtacGGTCGCAGCTTCCGTGAGGCTACTATCAAGGCGAatgcaattttttcaattctggGGTATTTGGCTTCTGCCCCCTGGAAGGCTTGGCTTATGTAATAAACTGGCAGTTGTTTTTTGTCGTCCTCCCTGATCAGGGCCGCGCTGACGGCTGATTCTGATGCTGCCAGATATAAGTAGAGGCTTTCCCCTTCTTTTGACGGACTTAGTAGAGGTGGATTACTTAGGTAGCGTTTGAGCTCTTGAAACGCGGCTTCACATTCATCAGTCCAGGCGAAAGCTTGTTTCAACGTCTTGAAAAAGGGcaggcatttgtccgttgctttGGAGACGAACCTATTTAATGCAGCGATCCTCCCTGTGAGCTTCTGGACATCTTTGACGGACTTCGGTGACGTCATGTCTAGTATTGCTCGCACCTTCTCCGGATTGGCCTCTATCCCTCTTtgagacaccatgaatcccaagaatttaccTGATGTTACCCCAAAAACACACTTGCTAGGGTTCAACTTCATCTGATATCTCCTGAGGGTATTGAATGTTTCTTCCAAGTCGTCCAGGTGTGCCAGTTCTtttttgctcttgacgagcatatcgtccacatatacctccatgtttctgccgatttgcttgctgaacattTTGTTTACTAACCTCTGGTACGTTGCTCCTGCGTTCTTTagtccaaaaggcattaccttgtagcagtaGAGCCCCTGGCTCGTGATGAAGGcggttttttcttgatcttcctcagccatctttatttggttgtatcctgaaaagGCGTCCATGAACGTCAGGATTTTATGCCCGGCCGTGGAATCCACCAGCTGGTCTATCCTTGGCAAGGGGAAACTATCCTTTGGGCATGCcttgtttaggtccgtgaaatctacgcacattctccattttccattcgcTTTCTTTACCAGCACGACGTTGGCAAGCCATTCGGGATAATACACTTCCCTgatgaagtctgcctgcaacaaTTTGTTAACTTCGTCGTTGATCGCCTGGCTTCGTTCTGGGGCAAAGACGCGGCGCCTCTGTTGGACGGGTTTCTTTTCGGGATCTACGCTTAATCTGTACTGAATCACTTGCCGTGATATGCCGGGCATATCCTCATGACTCCACGCGAAGACGTCCTGGTTTTCCCTGAGGAATTGAATGAGCTTCATTCTCATTTCGGGGCT
The sequence above is drawn from the Castanea sativa cultivar Marrone di Chiusa Pesio chromosome 5, ASM4071231v1 genome and encodes:
- the LOC142634828 gene encoding uncharacterized protein LOC142634828 codes for the protein MESNQDPAALAQQIQTLVATVEELTRQNEEIKQRLQQEENRSRAVQEDEGDSHGRTDRRRTITPEEQHSDLLQEMRKEMNELKNAIKEKTDRSLDKMVRATDSPFTMAVLERPVPPKFRLPQLEPFDGLKDPQDHLNTFKTTLGLQQPPDEIMCRSFPTTLKGAGREWFTRLPTSSIDNFEQLSNAFLRHFVGGQRPKRPADHLLTIKQGERETLRSYVKRFTRETLEVDDADDKVQLTTFKAGLRSREFVVSLAKNPPRTMAEMLLKAQKYMNAEDALAAIMDEGRSKKEGRHEDERRGQKRERPNRRGSDVDKRKEEKTPRTVKFTPLIMPIDKILTQIQDQHYLQWPKPLHSSPNVRDKNKYCRFHKDHGHYTEDCRDLRGQIEELIQKGKLQKYVKKGEPSRFKDEGKGQREPSTKNGASTPQLPQNVIGEIHTIAGGPPSGGSCKSLKKARQRQVNSVHMLPPFKQRRTDRDISFNEEDARGVRQPHNDPLVITLTIEGFNTKRILIDNGSSADIMYLPAFQQLKLDPKRLRPFDSPLVSFSGDKVYPRGIVTLKVTIGTYPQQQTRQLDFLVVDCPSAYNVIIGRPTLNRWKAVTSTYCLKVKFPTEDGVGEAKGDQILARECYQAVVATNENHTWTIEKEKEDKTEALEAVEVVEGEIVKVTRIGTALSPEMRMKLIQFLRENQDVFAWSHEDMPGISRQVIQYRLSVDPEKKPVQQRRRVFAPERSQAINDEVNKLLQADFIREVYYPEWLANVVLVKKANGKWRIGIEANPEKVRAILDMTSPKSVKDVQKLTGRIAALNRFVSKATDKCLPFFKTLKQAFAWTDECEAAFQELKRYLSNPPLLSPSKEGESLYLYLAASESAVSAALIREDDKKQLPVYYISQAFQGAEAKYPRIEKIAFALIVASRKLRPYFEAHPILVMTDQPIRKSMNKPEAAGRMVQWAVELSQFDIEYLPRTAIKAQALADFIAEFTPKDDDNCEDAAERWTIQTDGSSARRRGGVGIVITTPDGEKLKYGVRLKFPATNNEAEYEGILTGLRIGKAIGAKNLVVQCDSKLVVAQIKEEYEAKEERMQKYLKIAKHLAREFDKLEFMQIPRGQNMEADEIAKIASSEDEPASTELTMEIQERPSIEEISIFAVQGMNSWMAPIISFLQDGHLPQDPKDARKVKQRATRFTILNDRLYKRGFSLPYLKCVNVDEARYILEEIHEGVCGNHAGPRSLASKVIRTGYFWPTIQTDAAQLVKNCDKCQRFGNIQRLPAEKLTTISSPWSFAQWGIDIVGPLPPGKGQVRFLLVAIDYFTKWVEAEATASITEARVRSFVWKNIICRFGIPRTIVTDNGRQFDNQGFRDFCSGLGIKNQFSSPGHPQANGQTEVTNRTLLQMIKTKLDEAKGAWPEEVPNVLWAYRTTARTPTGETPFRLTYGTEAVIPVEVGVTSIRREAFHDESNDQQLRVNLDCLDEVRDRASNRIAEYQKKMTEYYNKRVRLRRLHVGDLVLRKVTTATRNSTQGKLGPTWEGPYRVTHYSRQGSYHLETMDGKALPRPWNIEHLKKYHEKV